CATGACAACGGGCGCCGTAGTCGCTGCATTCACCATGGTGCGAAATGCAATTTTTGATTGTGCGGCAAAGCTGATGTATTCATCAGAGGTTAAAGGATCAATAATAGAACCCGGATGTTCTGGATCCACAAGGAAAGCGACGAGACTTAGATGCCCTGATGATTCCGGCGGAATGAAATAAAAAGGTTCGTCTGTAACCGCTATTCCACCTTGAGAGGACGCGCTCAGAGATATATGGTCGCTGCCACTTACGGTTGTAATAAGGTTGTTTTTCCATTGGTCAGGGGTAAGAACAAGCCCTGCCGGAGCGTAGTAAAGATAAACATTTGCCCTGACAGGAAAAGAGCTTAAATTTTTAGCGCGGACGTAGATATAATTAATCTGTCCATTTATAAGGGATGCTCCCGGGGAACCGCTTTCGTAGGAAGAATTTGTACCGAACTCGCCCGAAGGATCTGAAACCGGATGATTTCCACTCAGGATAATATCAGGGGACTGTGCCGAAGTCGCCAGGGAAGCATTATACTGCCCGTTATCAGAAGGAGTTCGGCGCAGATAAATACCAGAAAAGCTGGAAGCACCTAAATCATCCTGGGAATTGGCAACAGATGAGGAATCATCATCACAACCTGACACAAAAAGCACCAAGCCAATAAATAGCAGAACCTTTCCCAAACCTCTAATAGACATATCTTCTCCCCCGGATTACCGATTCTTCAAAATAGGATTGATGGACTCGCAAAAAGCAAAAAAAATGTAGCTCTGCCTGATTTTCAGTCAAGCATTGCCTTGTATGTTTAAATTGCCGTCAAAAAAGGCCAATTCGTAGGTCGGATTAGAGCGTCCTTTGCTCGTAATCCGACGTTAAACAGGGTGCCTTGTATGGTTAATTTGCGTTTAAAAACCAATTCGTAGGGTGCTCAAGCTCTAAGGCTTGCGCACCAGATTCGTGTGCCGATCGTGTCGCTTTTTGGAAAAAGCTCCGCAAAAACTTCATGGTTTTGTTATTTGGCAAAAACATTGATATTTTAAGAGTTTAAAAAATGATCGGGCCATGACTTTTAAAATATCACTGGGAGTTGAGCATAACCACAAAAAAATGACTTCGGCGTCATGCCGGGCTTGAATCATACCTGACTTAATCCGGCATCCAGTATTTTCAGGTAGTTCTGGATTCAGCCTGCGCCGGAATGACGGGAATCGTACTTTTTACGACTTTCCCAAGCATAAAGGCATCAAAAATTCACCCTGCCTCTTTTCCAAGCCATGAATGAACGGTCTCAAGCGTATCAAATATGCCTTCTATGACATTTTCCCTGCCGACAAAAAGAGCATCAGGCCCACCAGCGTGCAGACTTGTGAAAGGAGCCTCGTAAAGCGCAGATGCCTCCATTACACCCCTTGAGGTGAGTTGATCTATTATCAGCTCAACGAAACGGATCTGCTGGGGCGTAAGACTGCGGTCATTTAGAAATCTGGAAAAAGCTTCATATGCCGCGCTGCGATCCATACCCACAAGACTTCTCACAAACCAGGGCACAGATGGGGAGCCACTCCTTTCAATCAGACTTCCAAGAAGGGTCTCGCCTTCATCTTCTCCTATCTCCGCAAGGGTCTGCCCAAGTCCCTTTAGGTCGATTTCCGTAAGAGGCTGGTTGCTCCTCAGACGGTGAATGACGATGTGATCCAGATGGCTTTTCAGATAGTCCTTCACCTTTTTCTCATACTGGGTTCCTGTCATCTTAGGCATATATATGCCGCTTTCCTCGCGCACTCCCAGAACCTCATCCTTGAAGTCAGTGTAAACGATTTTTCGTTTCGTCCTGTCCAGAAAAGCAACAAGGCCGCGCAATCTAAGCCTCATTTCTTCAAGCCCGTCAAGATTGATCCCTTCCCAGAATCCTGTCTCCTCCATTGCTGAAAGATAAGCAAGCTGATCCCTTACAGAAGGAATTGCCGCCTTCTCACCCAGAAGCATGGCAATATCCACCACCTGCTGCCTCAGCCTTTCAAGCAGTGCAGACTCATTTTCCACAAGCGCCAGCTGCATGCGAAGGGCAGTATTGTCAAACTGGCGGGCCTCGATGTCGTCCGTCTCTATTTCACTCGGAAGACCAGCGACCTCCCTCTGAAGAATCGCCCTGTCGTCCTCGCCCAGACTCTCCCATGCCTCACGCTTCTTAAAACGCTCCACAGTCTCAAGATGCATTCTCACAATGAAATTTTCTGGATTCATTGCGCTGACTTCCCTAAAAAGCTCTGTGGTCAAAGCGTCCCGCAATCCCGAGTCTTTGGAAATATCAGGTGCAGCCTGAAGATAGCCAAGCAGCTTAACCCTCGATCTGAAAAGCCTTGTTCCAAGCGAGACTCCGCCTCCGGCCTCTATGCCTTTGGGATTTTCCCTGAAAAAGTCGAAGTTGAAGCAAAAATCAAATATGCGGAAATCTTCCTTGTCCTGTCCAGGCCCGAAAAGATCAGGACACAGACGTGTACCGCGCCCGATCATCTGCCAGAATTTAATCTTTGAAAAAACCGGCTTGAAAAAGACCAGATTGGCAACTTCGGGCACGTCTATGCCCGTATCCATCATATCAACTGAAATGGCTATGTGCGGAGCCTTGTCTTTTATGGAAAAATCATCGATCAGGCTCTGGGGATATTTGGCGTAATTGTCTATGATCCTTGCAAAATGCCCTGCGTAATGAGGATAATGGTGATTGAACCGCTCTTCCAGAAATTTGGCGTGTTCATGGTTTCTTGCAAAGATAATGGTCTTTCCGAGCCTGTCTCCGCCTTCCACCTTATGCCCGTTTTCCATCAGATGCCGAAGAACCATGTCCACAGTATTCTTGTTGAACAGCCAGTTGTTTATGGCAGATGCATTTACCTGGGACGGCAGGCCGTTCTCATCCGCATCATCGCCCCAGTCCAGGCTTTCCCACTGCTCTTTTTCCTCGTCGCTCAAAGATTCGTAGTCTATGCCCTCTCGCGGGAACTTAAGATCCACCTGCTGAACCTTCGGAGGAACAAGAAAGCCGTCCAAAATAGCCTTTTCAAGTTCGTATGCGTCGGTCGGCACTCCAGGCTCAAGCTCGAAAAGATCGTATGTATTCCTGTCAACTTCCTCGCTCGGTGTTGCTGTAAGCCCTACAAGAAGGGAATCGAAATACCTGAAAATGGCCCCGTATTTCTGATAAACGGATCTGTGGGCCTCGTCTATTATCACAAGGTCGAAATAGCCGGAACCGAAACGGGCCTCGCCCCCGTCTGTCTGGTCTATCAGATTGAGCATAGTGGGATATGTGCATACATAGACCCTTGCGTCAGCATCTTTTTCAGTCACAAGATTCACAGGGCTTGATTCAGGAAGATGGGCCTTGAAAGCGCTGGCAGCCTGCTTGACAAGGGATACTCTGTCAGCCAGAAAAAGCGCCCTTTTCACCCAGCCAGACCTTTGAAGAACATCCACGAGCGAAATAGCGGTTCTGGTCTTGCCTGTTCCCGTAGCCATCACAAGAAGAGCCTTTCGCCTTCCAGAAGCAAAATGGGAAAATATGCTGCCAATGGCGCGTTTCTGGTAATAGCGCCCTGAGATTGCATCCTTTATCTGGGCAACGTCCAGTTTTGATCTTTGTGAACGCCTGATTATAAGGCGGTGAAGCTCGTCCTTTTTATAAAAGCCACTAACCCTTCTCTGCGGATAGAAAACATCGTCCCAGAGCCAGGTCTCATACCCGTTTGTCATAAAAATAATAGGCCTCTGGCCGTGCATATTCTCAAGGCAGTCTGCGTAAAGTTTGGCCTGCTGCTTGCCAACCGCAGGGTCAGCAGTCGTTTTCTTGGCCTCAAGCACTGCAAGAGGCCTGCCATCATCCCCCCAGAGAACATAGTCAGCATAGCCAATACCCTTTTCATTGGGCATGCCCCTTACTTCGTATTCCCTGTCCCTCTCATCTTCCAGAGACCAGCCAGCCCTTCTAAGGTCAACGTCTATGAGATAATGCCTTGTATCTGCCTCTGAATAGTCGTGGGTGTCAGGAACAGCCTCAGCCTTTGCCCTTGCTTCAGCAAGCTGGGCCTTAAGCTTCTGAAGTTCCGCGTCGAGGGCGTCCTTCTCCTGCTGTTCCTTCAGTCTGGCCCTGCTCTCTTCGGCAAGCTCTGTCTTTAGTGCCTCAAGATCCTTTCTCGCCACAGCCTCGGCAGGGTGAACAGATTTTGGAACAAGCCCGTCCTGCCATTCCGAAAGCGTCGCTCCGCCAGAATAAGTCCTAACCAGCCAGTAGCAGATATGGTGAAGCTCCTTGACCACCTGCATCGCGTCGTACTGGAGAACAGGCTTCTGGCTGTGAACCGCCTGGTTCCCGAGTTTCTGGATCACCCTCGCCTTCTGGAAAACAGCCTGGGGAAGATGATTCTGGAAGCTCGGCTCGTGCAGAAGAGCGCCAAGGCTGGTGTCGTAGGGCATGCGAAGAGCCGGATCATGGCGGTAAAGCCAGTGAACCAGAGACTCGAGCGAGAATCTGGCATGGAAACACGCGGCCCTGGGATCACCCATTATATAGCCTTCGGCCCTGATTGCAGACTCCGATATCGTATCGAATCCCCTGGGAAGAAAGGAGAAATTGGAAGAACGCTCTTTTTTGAAACCTGAACCAGGAAAACCTGTATCTTGAGCCATGTTTATCCTTTTCTGCAAAGTCATGCCTGACTGCCAAAATGCTGAAACAAGAAAAAACTGGTCTGGCGTTTAATCTGAAACATCCCTATTCTTAAGGAGATTTTCGTGAAATGACATATTCTGCCAAAAAAGGCGATAAGTAATACGTCTTAAATCTGCTAAGAGGTCGCTTTTTGAAAAAAGCTCAGCAAAAACTTCATGATTTTGGAAAAACTATCTAAAGCCCCAGTTCCTATATCACAGCTCTCCATTAAAAGCCCTCGACTGCAAGGACGCGAACAAAGCATCCAGCTCGACAAGATGCGCCCCCACCTTCTCCTTCTGCTTCTCCACAGATTCGACGATACTGGCGAAGCGGCGTTGGAGGCTTATGGGAGCACATGGGAATGGCAAAATTTTCAAACTTACACCGGTTAAATGAGCAATAGTTGCAGAATTTATAAAATCTTTAAATCCTCCATTTGAAGCCATGAACCACATGTAGTACAGAACATATTCTGGAATTGCAAAGTCAGGATATAGGCGAACACGATGAAGAGCCTTTTGGAAGTATATGGAATTATGTTCATCTTGCCAGATTGCGGCTCTTCCTACTTCACCTCCTTCACAAATAAGCAAATCACCTTTCTGAAGCTCAAATTCTTTTCTGTCAGCTTCAGTAAAATCCATATAACGCAGCTCTTTTAATTCAATTTTAAACCACTGAACGTTAAAGTTTGCAAGGTAAGGGAATAGACAATCTCCTTTTTGTTTACCTTTGTCGAGCATTTTGCCTAACCGACTCTTACCTATTTTTTGAAATTGAATTACCTCCCACCCCTTCGGATTGGTTACAGGATCACCAAACATGTCAAGGAAGGTGGATTGGAGCAAGTTGTCGAGCTGGGCAAGCGACTCGCGGCGCTTGGCCCTCAAAGCATCCGCCGCATCCAGAATCTCCGCAATCCGCTTCTGCTCGGCGAGGGGTGGGAGGGGGATTTCGAGGGACTCAATATCTTTCCTGTTTACCTGTAAAAAAGTTGCCCCTCTGGCATTTGACAAAAGAATGTGTTTTGCAGAATCAAGCCAATGCCACAAGTATTGTGGATGAAGTTCTGATTTCGGACGGAGCCCTACAACACCTCGGCCTAAACAATACGCGCGATCACTCCAGACTTTTTCTCCTATGGAAGCTCTTATCCCGAGAATAATGTCTCCAGGTGTTGATATTTTAGAAGGAGACGTTGTAAATTTTTTTACATTTGGAATGTTTCCATCAAAGTCACCTGCCCCGGCAATCAAAGGAACACCTTCCCCAATTTCGTTGTATGATTTTCCTGGTGGAGCTTGACCCATTTCAATGTTGCAAACAGTAATTAATGAATTCAATTGCCATTTCATTTAACTCCCCCCTCCAACACATGCTGCCGCTCCAGTTCCCGAGCCAGTTCCGCCTCGTTGGGCAGCACCGGAAGATACTTGGAGGCAAAAAGCTGCCCGTTCAATTCGCTATGCAGTGCGTAGTTTTTTTCAAGTCGCTGAAATGGCATGTAAATTGACGTAAATTTACCAACTTGGGTAATAAAAACCCCTTGTTCTGGCTCCACACAATTTACAACACAGTGTGTAGCATTTTTCAAAATCCGGCCAAGGCAGGTAGAACTGTCTGAAATTCCGAAGGTTTTGCATAGGAAAACCCTTTTCCGAACTCATCGGTCAGGGCGCGGGGCAGACATAGAAGCAGGCCTTCGCCATACCCGGCCTTAATGCTTCCCTTCTGTTCCTCTTCCACAATGCGCCGCCCGATTTTCCAGTAAGCCTCGACCATCACCCGGTTTACCTGGGAATAGGCGTGCTTCCGGGCTTCCCTTAAAATGCCGCGCACCGAATCATGAAAACCCACCGTCACAGTCATTCCGCGTTCTCCGTTCCGAGTTCCGAGATCCCAGCTCCGCGTTCCCCTCTCTCCGTTCCGCGTTCCGAGCTCCCAGTTCCGAGTTTCCCCTTCTCCGTTCCGAGTTCCGAGCTCCCAGTTCCGAGTTTCCCCTTCTCCGTTCCGAGTTCCCCGTTAAGCAGCGCCTCAAGTGTCTTCCGTCCCTCGGCAATCTCATCTTCCAGCTTCCCAAGCCGTTCCAGAATCACCCTGGGCGGATCATACGCCACTGCCTCGTATTCCACTTCCTTGTACCTGTTTATGGAAAGGTCGTAATCGTTTCCCCTTATTTCTGAAACAGGCACATAAAAAGACTGGTCAGTGCGTTTGCGATCAGCCTCGTTATCAAGATTCCGCCAGCGTTCGAGTATGTCCTTGAGATCGCTTTTATCCGGCTGGGGCGTGCGTTTGTCATCCAGGCTGTAACCGTCGGCCTTCATGTCGTAGAACCAGACTCTGTCTGTTCCGCCTGAATCTGTCTTTGTGAAAAATAATATGGCCGTGCTCACCCCGGCGTATGGTTTGAAAACACCGGACGGCATGGATATGATGGCGTCTAATTTCTGATCATCCACAATAATTTTTCTTATGGACTTGTGGGCATTGCTGGAGCCGAAGAGAACGCCGTCGGGCACGATTACGGCAGCGCGGCCGCCGCTCGAAAGAAGTCGCAGGAAAAGGGCTATAAAAAGCAGTTCTGTCTTTTTGGTCTTTACGGTTCTCTGGAGATCCCTGGCTGTGGATTCATGGTCAAGGCTTCCGGCAAAGGGCGGATTCGCCAGGATAAGGGTGTACTTCTTGCTGATGTATTTCCCTCTGTCGTCGCCGGAGTCTTCGGCAAGGGAATCCCTGTATCTGATGTCAGGATTCTCGACGCCGTGGAGCAGCATGTTCATGCTTCCTATGCGGAGCATGGTGGAATCGAAATCATAGCCGTGGAAGGTGTGGTCGTTGAATCTGCGGCGGGCCTCTTCGCTCCTGTATATTTCCTCGCCGTGGTTCCTGACCAGATATTCCGAGGCTGCGATAAGAAACCCGGCTGTACCGCAGGCAGGGTCGCAGATCAAATCCTTCGGAGTTGGGGCGGTCATCTCAACCATGAGTTTTATGATATGGCGAGGCGTGCGGAACTGGCCGTTCTGTCCTGATTGGGAAATCTTGTCCAGCATGTATTCATAGAGATCGCCCTTGGTGTCAGAGTCTGACATGTCTATGCCGTCGAGCTGATCCACCACGTTTGCAAGAACGCGGGGAGTCGGCATCATGAAGATGGCGTCCTTCATGTGGTGGGTGTAGGTGGAATCTTCCGGGTCTCCATTTTCGTCGCTGCTTCCAAGGGATTTTATGAAAGGGAAAACCCCGTCCTTCACAGTATTATACATCTGCTCAGGGGCAGTCTCTTTGAAACGCGACCAGCGAAGATGCTCCTGATCCTTGCCAAATATGGGTTTCTCTATTGGCTTCCCGCTTCTTGCGGCCTTTTTCTCCATGAGATTTTGCAGCTCGTCCAGCCGCTTTATGAAAAGAAGATAGGTCAGCTGCTCTATGACGGACAGAGGGTTTGATATTCCGCCAGACCACATCGTGTCCCAGATGCGGTCGACCTTTGGTCTGAATTCCTGAAACATGGTTTGAAATGATTCCTTTTGGATATTATAGCTGCTGCCAAGATAATGTTCAGGTTGGAGATCGCGCTCTTGGCCACAGTTAAAGCACTCTTGACAAGGTCGTAAAAAGTCCGACTACCGTCATTCCGGCGCAGGCCGAAATCCAGAAGTTGCTGAAATTCCTGGATGCCGGATCAAGTCCGGCATGACGCCGTCGCTTTTATTTGCTTTTTTGCGAGTCCATCACTCTTAAATCCCTGGGATTTCCAAAAAAAACGAAATACTAAAGTTTTTTGCTAAGCTTTTTTACAAAAAAGCGACCCGTCATCATCAATTTTTAATTTATAATCGATGATTTTTGAAATATCTTGTTGGTTCAATCAATCATGACAAAGTCGCAAAAAGTCCGATTTCCGTCATTCCGGCGCAGGCCGGAATCCAGAAGTATCTGAAATTCCTGGATGCCAGATCAAGTCCGGCATGACACCGTCGCTTTTATTTGCATTTTTGCGAGTCCATCAATCATAAATCCAAATTCCAAAATTCTTATGCCTGATTACAAACCCATCGTATCATAATCAAATGTTCATTGATCCAGCCATTTAAACATGACAAAAGCTTCTATATAGCCAAGCTTGGGATGGTTGAACGCTTTTGGAAGGCGCCCGACAGTCTCGTAGCCAAGCCTGTTCCAGAGCCTGACCGCTATTTCATTGCTTGAAGCCACAAAATTGAACTGCATGGCCTTATATCCGAGTTCGAGTGCCCTTTTCTGGGAATGGAGGCACATCATGGTGGCAAAACCCATTCCCCGCGCTGTTGACGCTACCATGTATCCGCAGTTGCAGACGTGCTCTCCAGGGCCTGGATGGTTGGTCTTGATGTAATATGTTCCCATAATGCTGCCGTTTTCGATCAGAACATAAGTCTCTCTGGGAGCTTCCATCCAGTAACGCCGGGCATCTTCCTTTGTAATGTCCATTGGATAGGCATAGGTTTCGCCTGAGGTTACAATCTCGGAAAAAATTGGCCAGATATTCTCAAAATCCTGTTTTTCAGCTTTTCTTATAATCATAAAACCACCTGTTCAAATCTGACAGATAATATACAAAAAGGCCTGCCTGAAATGGCGGCGCAGAACATTGCAGAAGCCATTCTAATCATTCAGAAGACTCATAGCACTTAGGCCGTGCCAATTGCCAACAAAATCTTGGAAAATGCCGGATAAGAATCCGTGAAAGCCAGAGCGCCTGATAACGATGGGGACGGCATAAAATCTGGTCTGATGAACCACTAATAGTGCATAAGGGTTATTATTGACATACCCCGGAACTATCGCATATTAATGCATGAGGTTATAGATTCTCTTTAACAAATATATGAAAGAGGTTTTTATGTTTATGAAATCAATGGATATTGTTTCTAAAGTTGCCGACAAGCGGAGCGACATGCTGGCAGCTGATTGATACGGCTCTGAAGTATTCCTGAAAAAGCTGTTCCATCTTAAAGACAGGCTGTTTTATTAATGTCTGTCCCCCAGCAGATCTCATACTGAGAATCCGTCACCATAGTTGCATCCTCTGTCAGCAACGCATCCTGCACTTATCGATAACAAAATCACCGGAGACTTGCGTGCCTGCTTTATGCATCACCATTCACCGGCTTATATAGCTTAAATTACAGATAAAAACAGGTAGGACTCTAATGATGAACACCAGTAAAGATAATAATATTAGCAACCTTTTACTGATGGGATGGACTTCACATTTTCAGGAACAGCTTGAAAATTTTTCAAATAAAGACATAACACCCGCACGAGTGATAGGAGTAAGAAAAAACAGCTTTCTCGTAAGCGACGGAAATAACGAATGGCTCGCCACAGTGGCAGGCAGGCTGAGGATTGACACAGGCTCCATGTATCCTGTCACAGGAGATTGGGTGATAATGAATGGGTCTGTTATTTCAAGGGTGCTGGTACGCAGAAACACTCTGTCAAGAGGCGCTTCAGGCACACGCAACAAACAGGATGCCCAGCCCCAAAAGGAACAGGTAATCGCGGCAAACCTTGATACCGTATTTATAGTTACCGGCCTTGACCGGGATTATAACCTGCGCCGCATAGAAAGGTATCTGACGCTTATCTGGAACTGCGGCATAAATCCTGTAATCATTCTGACAAAAGCGGATCTCCACCAGGAGCCCTTGAATTTTGTAAATGAAGTCGAGTCAGTGGCCTTCGGCGTTCCGGTATATCTGATTTCTGCATATGAAGACACATGCCTTAAATCTCTTGAGCCATACCTCGCAAAAGGCCAGACTACAACAATGGTTGGATCTTCAGGTGCAGGAAAATCAACACTGCTGAACAGGCTTTACAGCAAGGAAATTCAGCTTACCAGTCCCATCAGCATTCATGATGGCAAGGGTAAACATACCACCACCTCCAGACACATGGCAGTGATGCCCCAGGGCGGAATGCTGATCGACAACCCCGGCATCCGGGAAATAGCATTCTGGGAAGTGGACAAAGGTATGGGAAGCGCGTTTCCTGAGATTGAAGCGATAGGTAAGGAATGCCGTTTCACAAATTGCAGCCACACCCACGAGCCAGGCTGCATGGTGCTTGGGGCGGTAGAAGAGGGGAAAATCTCAATAGACAGACTGGAAAACTTTCGCAAAATGAAACGTGAAATGGAGTATCTGTCAGATCGCCAGCACAAAAGCGCTGACCGGGTCGAAAAGGAGAGATGGAAAGACATCACCATGCAAATCAAAACCATAAAAAAAAGGAATTCAGGCTTCAAACATTAGTGTTTTGAACACGCCATACCCAAATAAGGTGCTGAAAACCAAACAACTAACATTATATATACTTCACATCGTCATAATTAGAACTCTTCTGTTAAATGAAAGATCAAAGGCCGCTTTTTGAAAAAAGCTTGGCAAAAACTTTTCGGTTATGGATTCTTTTGCTTGAAAAACATATGTTATCAACTAAACCATAAAAGTTTTGGGAAAGGCCTGGGAAACCCTTTTTCAAAAGGGTTTTCCAGTAATGATGCAACAACAGCCTTGCCATTCAAACGGCCTGACTCATTTCAAATATTCGAACTGTGACATTGATGAGTATAGAACGACTCATTCCGGGGATCTTTTTGTAAAAGGGTTCCCCGGAAAATATAAGTCCTAAATGGTTTGTTCATTACAGGATCGCAAAAAGTCAAAAAAAGGCTTCGGCGTATTACCGAACTGGATTCCGGCGAAACGTAAAATATTGTTGAATTAACGAGCATCGGTAGACTTTGAAGAAAACCGCATATGCCATGCTTAAAAAAATCAATCGCCTCTCATTTACCTATTTTTCTTTTTATGTAGCCGATTCGAATAAAGAAATGATAGAAAATGCGGAGCTGTTTATGCCGTGATATCAAAAAAACAGCGCAAAACATGAAAGTTTTATAGTTATTGAGAAGGTCGCAAAAAGTCCAATCCTCGTCATTCCGGCGCAGGCCGGAATCCAGAAGTGGTTGAAATTACTGGATGCCGGATCAAGTCCGGCATGACGCAGGAGCCTTTTTGGGGCTTTTTGCGAGTCCATCAATTATTAATTTAATAGCCGTTTTGATCGGAATTCTTATATGAAAATACGCAAACTCAGCATGGAACAATATCCGAAAGCATATGCGTTACTTAAGCAG
This genomic stretch from Desulforegula conservatrix Mb1Pa harbors:
- a CDS encoding DEAD/DEAH box helicase family protein yields the protein MAQDTGFPGSGFKKERSSNFSFLPRGFDTISESAIRAEGYIMGDPRAACFHARFSLESLVHWLYRHDPALRMPYDTSLGALLHEPSFQNHLPQAVFQKARVIQKLGNQAVHSQKPVLQYDAMQVVKELHHICYWLVRTYSGGATLSEWQDGLVPKSVHPAEAVARKDLEALKTELAEESRARLKEQQEKDALDAELQKLKAQLAEARAKAEAVPDTHDYSEADTRHYLIDVDLRRAGWSLEDERDREYEVRGMPNEKGIGYADYVLWGDDGRPLAVLEAKKTTADPAVGKQQAKLYADCLENMHGQRPIIFMTNGYETWLWDDVFYPQRRVSGFYKKDELHRLIIRRSQRSKLDVAQIKDAISGRYYQKRAIGSIFSHFASGRRKALLVMATGTGKTRTAISLVDVLQRSGWVKRALFLADRVSLVKQAASAFKAHLPESSPVNLVTEKDADARVYVCTYPTMLNLIDQTDGGEARFGSGYFDLVIIDEAHRSVYQKYGAIFRYFDSLLVGLTATPSEEVDRNTYDLFELEPGVPTDAYELEKAILDGFLVPPKVQQVDLKFPREGIDYESLSDEEKEQWESLDWGDDADENGLPSQVNASAINNWLFNKNTVDMVLRHLMENGHKVEGGDRLGKTIIFARNHEHAKFLEERFNHHYPHYAGHFARIIDNYAKYPQSLIDDFSIKDKAPHIAISVDMMDTGIDVPEVANLVFFKPVFSKIKFWQMIGRGTRLCPDLFGPGQDKEDFRIFDFCFNFDFFRENPKGIEAGGGVSLGTRLFRSRVKLLGYLQAAPDISKDSGLRDALTTELFREVSAMNPENFIVRMHLETVERFKKREAWESLGEDDRAILQREVAGLPSEIETDDIEARQFDNTALRMQLALVENESALLERLRQQVVDIAMLLGEKAAIPSVRDQLAYLSAMEETGFWEGINLDGLEEMRLRLRGLVAFLDRTKRKIVYTDFKDEVLGVREESGIYMPKMTGTQYEKKVKDYLKSHLDHIVIHRLRSNQPLTEIDLKGLGQTLAEIGEDEGETLLGSLIERSGSPSVPWFVRSLVGMDRSAAYEAFSRFLNDRSLTPQQIRFVELIIDQLTSRGVMEASALYEAPFTSLHAGGPDALFVGRENVIEGIFDTLETVHSWLGKEAG
- a CDS encoding restriction endonuclease subunit S; this translates as MKWQLNSLITVCNIEMGQAPPGKSYNEIGEGVPLIAGAGDFDGNIPNVKKFTTSPSKISTPGDIILGIRASIGEKVWSDRAYCLGRGVVGLRPKSELHPQYLWHWLDSAKHILLSNARGATFLQVNRKDIESLEIPLPPLAEQKRIAEILDAADALRAKRRESLAQLDNLLQSTFLDMFGDPVTNPKGWEVIQFQKIGKSRLGKMLDKGKQKGDCLFPYLANFNVQWFKIELKELRYMDFTEADRKEFELQKGDLLICEGGEVGRAAIWQDEHNSIYFQKALHRVRLYPDFAIPEYVLYYMWFMASNGGFKDFINSATIAHLTGVSLKILPFPCAPISLQRRFASIVESVEKQKEKVGAHLVELDALFASLQSRAFNGEL
- a CDS encoding DUF1016 N-terminal domain-containing protein; protein product: MTVTVGFHDSVRGILREARKHAYSQVNRVMVEAYWKIGRRIVEEEQKGSIKAGYGEGLLLCLPRALTDEFGKGFSYAKPSEFQTVLPALAGF
- a CDS encoding type I restriction-modification system subunit M — translated: MFQEFRPKVDRIWDTMWSGGISNPLSVIEQLTYLLFIKRLDELQNLMEKKAARSGKPIEKPIFGKDQEHLRWSRFKETAPEQMYNTVKDGVFPFIKSLGSSDENGDPEDSTYTHHMKDAIFMMPTPRVLANVVDQLDGIDMSDSDTKGDLYEYMLDKISQSGQNGQFRTPRHIIKLMVEMTAPTPKDLICDPACGTAGFLIAASEYLVRNHGEEIYRSEEARRRFNDHTFHGYDFDSTMLRIGSMNMLLHGVENPDIRYRDSLAEDSGDDRGKYISKKYTLILANPPFAGSLDHESTARDLQRTVKTKKTELLFIALFLRLLSSGGRAAVIVPDGVLFGSSNAHKSIRKIIVDDQKLDAIISMPSGVFKPYAGVSTAILFFTKTDSGGTDRVWFYDMKADGYSLDDKRTPQPDKSDLKDILERWRNLDNEADRKRTDQSFYVPVSEIRGNDYDLSINRYKEVEYEAVAYDPPRVILERLGKLEDEIAEGRKTLEALLNGELGTEKGKLGTGSSELGTEKGKLGTGSSERGTERGERGAGISELGTENAE
- a CDS encoding GNAT family N-acetyltransferase, translated to MIIRKAEKQDFENIWPIFSEIVTSGETYAYPMDITKEDARRYWMEAPRETYVLIENGSIMGTYYIKTNHPGPGEHVCNCGYMVASTARGMGFATMMCLHSQKRALELGYKAMQFNFVASSNEIAVRLWNRLGYETVGRLPKAFNHPKLGYIEAFVMFKWLDQ
- the rsgA gene encoding ribosome small subunit-dependent GTPase A, translated to MMNTSKDNNISNLLLMGWTSHFQEQLENFSNKDITPARVIGVRKNSFLVSDGNNEWLATVAGRLRIDTGSMYPVTGDWVIMNGSVISRVLVRRNTLSRGASGTRNKQDAQPQKEQVIAANLDTVFIVTGLDRDYNLRRIERYLTLIWNCGINPVIILTKADLHQEPLNFVNEVESVAFGVPVYLISAYEDTCLKSLEPYLAKGQTTTMVGSSGAGKSTLLNRLYSKEIQLTSPISIHDGKGKHTTTSRHMAVMPQGGMLIDNPGIREIAFWEVDKGMGSAFPEIEAIGKECRFTNCSHTHEPGCMVLGAVEEGKISIDRLENFRKMKREMEYLSDRQHKSADRVEKERWKDITMQIKTIKKRNSGFKH